The proteins below come from a single Juglans regia cultivar Chandler chromosome 12, Walnut 2.0, whole genome shotgun sequence genomic window:
- the LOC108994780 gene encoding huntingtin-interacting protein K produces the protein MEGVDDGGIETVLDSKDMQQQSKAFDKLTDRVEDRQLDSTRVQEAMASIAASAEADWKATRLREKELASVKISAADVDIIANELELDPKVAERTLREHKGDAVAAIRHLLR, from the exons ATGGAGGGCGTAGACGACGGAGGGATAGAGACGGTGTTGGACTCCAAGGACATGCAGCAACAGAGCAAAGCCTTCGACAAGCTCACCGACCGCGTCGAAGATCGCCAGCTCGACTCCACTCGCGTCCAAGAG GCAATGGCGTCGATTGCGGCATCAGCTGAAGCGGATTGGAAAGCTACGAGATTGAG AGAGAAAGAACTGGCTTCTGTTAAGATTAGCGCAGCTGATGTTGACATAATTGCAAATGAACTAGAG TTGGACCCAAAGGTAGCTGAGAGAACCTTACGTGAGCACAAAGGTGATGCTGTTGCTGCCATTCGGCATTTGCTTCGGTAG
- the LOC108994777 gene encoding uncharacterized protein LOC108994777 isoform X2: MGTPPAEELLRKIQELEAGQAHLKQEMSKLMISGDAKSEQQPHHHPHQRSHSVSPQRSALAAAAPPRMRGSLEGGATSWKKGSASFRHSSPLQRESRSREPVNAGGPSAVNFTNRQYLNILQSMGQSVHIFDLNGRIIYWNRTAENLYGYSAAEALGQDAVELLIEPQNFSIANNVVHRVSMGESWTGQIPVKNKMGDRFSAVSTDTPFYDDDGTLVGIICVSSDSRSFQEMRVERSGVKNSEPDSSFSRPRSGLTITNKLGLDPQQPLQVAITSKISNLASKVSNKVKSRIRTGENSTEREGGSGDSHHSDHGSSDAIFADHREDATSSGASTPRGDIAPSSFGAFFHGEEKYPGKLSRDSGDESEGKPAIHKIISSKAEAWIGKKGISWPWKVNEREGSEARTGRFVWPWLQDDQENEPVHGKKNPPSGTKHEIQVSESNRPGNNEAPGSWSSFNVNSTSSASSCGSTSSSAINKVDMDIDCLDYEILWEDLTIGEQIGQGSCGTVYHGLWYGSDVAIKVFAKQEYSDDVLLSFRQEVSLMKRLRHPNILLFMGAVTSYEHLCIVTEFFPRGSLFRLLQRSTTKLDWRRRVHMALDIARGMNYLHHCNPPIIHRDLKSSNLLVDRNWTVKVGDFGLSRLKHETYLTATTGKGTPQWMAPEVLRNEPSDEKSDVYSYGVILWELATEKIPWDNLNSMQDTCR; the protein is encoded by the exons ATGGGTACCCCACCAGCGGAGGAGTTGCTAAGGAAGATCCAGGAGCTGGAAGCTGGTCAAGCCCACCTTAAGCAAGAGATGTCCAAGCTCATGATCTCCGGTGATGCCAAATCCGAACAACAGCCCCACCATCATCCCCACCAGAGGTCCCACTCGGTATCCCCTCAGCGCTCTGCCCTGGCCGCCGCTGCGCCGCCTCGGATGAGAGGCAGTTTGGAAGGCGGAGCAACTTCATGGAAGAAGGGTTCGGCTTCGTTTCGGCATTCGTCGCCGCTGCAGAGGGAGAGTCGGAGCCGCGAGCCTGTGAATGCTGGAGGGCCCTCGGCAGTAAATTTCACAAATAGACAGTATTTGAATATCTTGCAGTCTATGGGGCAGTCTGTGCATATATTTGATCTTAATGGACGTATAATTTACTG GAACCGAACTGCTGAGAACCTGTACGGCTATTCTGCAGCAGAAGCTCTAGGCCAGGATGCCGTTGAGCTTCTGATAGAACCCCAGAACTTTTCTATAGCAAATAATGTTGTGCATCGTGTCAGCATGGGAGAGAGCTGGACTGGGCAGATTCCTGTCAAGAATAAGATGGGGGATAGGTTTTCAGCTGTTTCGACCGATACTCCATTCTATGATGATGATGGGACTTTAGTTGGGATTATTTGTGTATCGAGTGATTCACGGTCCTTTCAAGAAATGAGGGTTGAACGATCAGGTGTAAAGAACTCAGAACCAGATTCAAGTTTTAGTCGGCCCAGAAGTGGCCTCACAATCACAAATAAACTCGGTCTTGATCCTCAGCAGCCTCTGCAAGTTGCAATTACATCCAAAATTTCTAATTTG GCATCCAAGGTGAGCAACAAAGTTAAGTCAAGAATTCGGACAGGAGAGAATAGCACAGAGCGTGAAGGTGGAAGTGGAGATAGTCACCATTCTGATCACGGTTCCTCAGATGCCATTTTCGCTGACCATAGGGAGGATGCAACTTCAAGTGGAGCTAGCACACCCAGGGGAGATATAGCTCCATCTTCTTTTGGTGCATTTTTTCACGGAGAGGAGAAGTACCCTGGAAAACTCTCTAGAGATTCAGGTGATGAGAGTGAAGGAAAGCCTGCAATTCACAAGATCATATCTTCTAAGGCAGAAGCATGGATTGGTAAGAAAGGGATATCATGGCCATGGAAAGTGAATGAGCGAGAAGGTTCAGAGGCAAGGACTGGGCGTTTTGTTTGGCCCTGGTTGCAAGATGATCAAGAGAATGAACCGGTTCATGGCAAGAAGAATCCCCCTTCTGGGACAAAACACGAGATCCAGGTGAGTGAAAGTAATCGGCCTGGCAACAATGAGGCACCAGGGTCTTGGTCCTCGTTTAATGTAAATAGCACCAGCAGTGCCAGCAGCTGCGGAAGTACCAGCAGTAGTGCAATCAATAAGGTGGACATGGATATTGATTGCTTGGATTATGAAATCTTGTGGGAGGACTTGACAATTGGAGAACAAATTGGTCAAG GTTCTTGTGGAACTGTATATCATGGTCTTTGGTATGGATCA GATGTTGCCATAAAGGTATTCGCCAAGCAAGAATATTCAGATGATGTACTACTTTCTTTCAGACAAGAG GTATCTCTTATGAAAAGACTTCGACATCCAAATATTTTGCTCTTTATGGGAGCTGTAACTTCTTATGAACATCTCTGCATTGTTACAGAGTTCTTTCCACG TGGAAGTTTGTTTCGCTTACTACAGAGGAGCACAACAAAACTAGATTGGAGGCGCCGTGTACATATGGCTTTGGATATA GCCCGGGGTATGAATTATCTTCATCATTGCAACCCACCAATCATCCATCGAGATTTGAAGTCATCAAACCTTCTAGTTGATAGGAACTGGACTGTAAAG GTTGGTGATTTTGGTCTTTCACGTCTCAAGCACGAAACATATCTCACAGCTACAACTGGGAAGGGAACG CCTCAATGGATGGCACCAGAAGTTCTCCGTAATGAACCTTCAGATGAAAA GTCTGATGTATATAGCTATGGGGTGATATTGTGGGAACTTGCCACTGAGAAGATCCCTTGGGACAATCTCAACTCAATGCAG GATACTTGCAGGTGA
- the LOC108994777 gene encoding serine/threonine-protein kinase STY8-like isoform X1: MGTPPAEELLRKIQELEAGQAHLKQEMSKLMISGDAKSEQQPHHHPHQRSHSVSPQRSALAAAAPPRMRGSLEGGATSWKKGSASFRHSSPLQRESRSREPVNAGGPSAVNFTNRQYLNILQSMGQSVHIFDLNGRIIYWNRTAENLYGYSAAEALGQDAVELLIEPQNFSIANNVVHRVSMGESWTGQIPVKNKMGDRFSAVSTDTPFYDDDGTLVGIICVSSDSRSFQEMRVERSGVKNSEPDSSFSRPRSGLTITNKLGLDPQQPLQVAITSKISNLASKVSNKVKSRIRTGENSTEREGGSGDSHHSDHGSSDAIFADHREDATSSGASTPRGDIAPSSFGAFFHGEEKYPGKLSRDSGDESEGKPAIHKIISSKAEAWIGKKGISWPWKVNEREGSEARTGRFVWPWLQDDQENEPVHGKKNPPSGTKHEIQVSESNRPGNNEAPGSWSSFNVNSTSSASSCGSTSSSAINKVDMDIDCLDYEILWEDLTIGEQIGQGSCGTVYHGLWYGSDVAIKVFAKQEYSDDVLLSFRQEVSLMKRLRHPNILLFMGAVTSYEHLCIVTEFFPRGSLFRLLQRSTTKLDWRRRVHMALDIARGMNYLHHCNPPIIHRDLKSSNLLVDRNWTVKVGDFGLSRLKHETYLTATTGKGTPQWMAPEVLRNEPSDEKSDVYSYGVILWELATEKIPWDNLNSMQVIGAVGFMNQRLEIPKDADPQWVSIIESCWHRDPACRPTFQELLQRLRELQRQYALQFQAARSAAGDNAQKEL; encoded by the exons ATGGGTACCCCACCAGCGGAGGAGTTGCTAAGGAAGATCCAGGAGCTGGAAGCTGGTCAAGCCCACCTTAAGCAAGAGATGTCCAAGCTCATGATCTCCGGTGATGCCAAATCCGAACAACAGCCCCACCATCATCCCCACCAGAGGTCCCACTCGGTATCCCCTCAGCGCTCTGCCCTGGCCGCCGCTGCGCCGCCTCGGATGAGAGGCAGTTTGGAAGGCGGAGCAACTTCATGGAAGAAGGGTTCGGCTTCGTTTCGGCATTCGTCGCCGCTGCAGAGGGAGAGTCGGAGCCGCGAGCCTGTGAATGCTGGAGGGCCCTCGGCAGTAAATTTCACAAATAGACAGTATTTGAATATCTTGCAGTCTATGGGGCAGTCTGTGCATATATTTGATCTTAATGGACGTATAATTTACTG GAACCGAACTGCTGAGAACCTGTACGGCTATTCTGCAGCAGAAGCTCTAGGCCAGGATGCCGTTGAGCTTCTGATAGAACCCCAGAACTTTTCTATAGCAAATAATGTTGTGCATCGTGTCAGCATGGGAGAGAGCTGGACTGGGCAGATTCCTGTCAAGAATAAGATGGGGGATAGGTTTTCAGCTGTTTCGACCGATACTCCATTCTATGATGATGATGGGACTTTAGTTGGGATTATTTGTGTATCGAGTGATTCACGGTCCTTTCAAGAAATGAGGGTTGAACGATCAGGTGTAAAGAACTCAGAACCAGATTCAAGTTTTAGTCGGCCCAGAAGTGGCCTCACAATCACAAATAAACTCGGTCTTGATCCTCAGCAGCCTCTGCAAGTTGCAATTACATCCAAAATTTCTAATTTG GCATCCAAGGTGAGCAACAAAGTTAAGTCAAGAATTCGGACAGGAGAGAATAGCACAGAGCGTGAAGGTGGAAGTGGAGATAGTCACCATTCTGATCACGGTTCCTCAGATGCCATTTTCGCTGACCATAGGGAGGATGCAACTTCAAGTGGAGCTAGCACACCCAGGGGAGATATAGCTCCATCTTCTTTTGGTGCATTTTTTCACGGAGAGGAGAAGTACCCTGGAAAACTCTCTAGAGATTCAGGTGATGAGAGTGAAGGAAAGCCTGCAATTCACAAGATCATATCTTCTAAGGCAGAAGCATGGATTGGTAAGAAAGGGATATCATGGCCATGGAAAGTGAATGAGCGAGAAGGTTCAGAGGCAAGGACTGGGCGTTTTGTTTGGCCCTGGTTGCAAGATGATCAAGAGAATGAACCGGTTCATGGCAAGAAGAATCCCCCTTCTGGGACAAAACACGAGATCCAGGTGAGTGAAAGTAATCGGCCTGGCAACAATGAGGCACCAGGGTCTTGGTCCTCGTTTAATGTAAATAGCACCAGCAGTGCCAGCAGCTGCGGAAGTACCAGCAGTAGTGCAATCAATAAGGTGGACATGGATATTGATTGCTTGGATTATGAAATCTTGTGGGAGGACTTGACAATTGGAGAACAAATTGGTCAAG GTTCTTGTGGAACTGTATATCATGGTCTTTGGTATGGATCA GATGTTGCCATAAAGGTATTCGCCAAGCAAGAATATTCAGATGATGTACTACTTTCTTTCAGACAAGAG GTATCTCTTATGAAAAGACTTCGACATCCAAATATTTTGCTCTTTATGGGAGCTGTAACTTCTTATGAACATCTCTGCATTGTTACAGAGTTCTTTCCACG TGGAAGTTTGTTTCGCTTACTACAGAGGAGCACAACAAAACTAGATTGGAGGCGCCGTGTACATATGGCTTTGGATATA GCCCGGGGTATGAATTATCTTCATCATTGCAACCCACCAATCATCCATCGAGATTTGAAGTCATCAAACCTTCTAGTTGATAGGAACTGGACTGTAAAG GTTGGTGATTTTGGTCTTTCACGTCTCAAGCACGAAACATATCTCACAGCTACAACTGGGAAGGGAACG CCTCAATGGATGGCACCAGAAGTTCTCCGTAATGAACCTTCAGATGAAAA GTCTGATGTATATAGCTATGGGGTGATATTGTGGGAACTTGCCACTGAGAAGATCCCTTGGGACAATCTCAACTCAATGCAG GTGATTGGAGCTGTAGGGTTCATGAATCAACGGCTAGAAATTCCTAAGGATGCTGATCCACAGTGGGTTTCCATTATTGAAAGCTGCTGGCACAG AGATCCAGCATGCCGACCAACATTCCAGGAATTGTTGCAAAGGCTCAGAGAGTTACAGAGACAGTATGCCCTTCAATTTCAGGCAGCCCGTTCTGCAGCTGGAGATAACGCCCAGAAGGAATTGTAG